The stretch of DNA TTCCGATCCATCCCATGTAAATTTAGAATCACACCAAGAACAAGAGTAATCACAACCTGCCGTACGCACAAACATCGTTTTTCTACCTATAACCATACCTTCACCTTGAATCGTAGGACCGAATATTTCCAAAACGGGAATCTTCATATTGATTTCCCTCCTTTTGGACGATAAATACAGTAACTGGTAGGAGTTTCACGTAAATAAACTTGGATACACTTCGGCTTATTTTGCAGACCATCTAAATACTCCTGAATGATTTCATATATTTTACGAGCAACAACCTCAGTGGTTGGAAAATCAACTGCTTGCTCATCTGAAAAAGCAGCATCATCATTGATTACTCCATGATCAAAGCGTTTATGAATTAAATTCTTAATCTGTTTGAAATTCACTAAAAATCCAGTTTCATCGAGTTCATCTCCAACAACTGTTATATTCGTAAAATATGTGTGACCATGCATTTGTTGACACTTACCTGCTTGATCATGCGGAATATAATGGGCTGCGGAGAATTGAAAGTCCTTGTTTAGTTCATAAGCATAAGAATGAGGTGTTACAGGATATATTTGCTGCATCATTTCCACATCCCCCTCATTCTTTGTTGAACAATAGATAGTTTCAACTTTTGAAACATATTATTTCTCCTCTCTTTTCCTCAAATATCAATATATCCAACTCATATAAAAAAAGAAGAAGGAAATAATGTTTACTGATGATGGATCGACTGTTTTTTCACAGTTCATCCAATCAAAAAAACAACACAAAGAAGCGTGTTGTTTATCTCCTTAGTTTTTTATAGAGGGATTTAAATCGCGAACCTCTCCTGCAGTAGTGCAGAATTCTATGTTATTCACTTACGTTAGATTAACATATTTTGGCATAAAAATATAGGTGGGCTAACCTGGTATTTGTTTTATGAACATTTAAATAATTTTTCTTATTTGATGCACACAAATATAAACGATATAATTTCTTACAATCATTCAGATAGCTATGGTTATGTTGAAAGGAGTTAAATCATGGGACATGTTTGCAATAGAGATTTTAACTGTGAAAAAGAATTAACACTAGCAGTAATTGGCGGTAAATGGAAAATGTTAATTCTTTGGTATTTAGGTAAAGAAGGAACAAAGCGATTTAACGAATTGAAATCACTCATGCCTAATATTACCCAACGCATGCTAGTAAATCAGCTTCGAGAATTAGAATCTGACTTTATTGTTCATCGTGAAGTGTATCCAGTCGTACCTCCGAAAGTAGAATATTCACTGACAGAACGCGGGAAGACTTTAATGCCTATATTAGAAGCAATGTATGATTGGGGCAAAGATTACAAAGATTTTTTAGAAGACCATCTAGATCGCTCAACACAAGAAAATTCAACAAATAACGCTTAAAAACCATGTACAATCGTATATGGTTTTTTATTTGCAAAAAATAATACTACCTTTTACAGTATACTTTTTGTCACTATATGTGTTGAAAGTGCGTACTTCCGTTCATGATAGTTAGAACTTATAATGGACATCATACTTTAAAAAAGAAAGGGAGAGTCAACATGAAATTACAACTAGCACTAGACCTTGTCAACATACCGGAAGCAATCGAATTAGTGAAGGAAGTTGAACCATATATTGATGTCGTAGAAATTGGTACACCCGTCGTTATTAATGAAGGACTTAAAGCAGTAAAAGAAATGAAAGCTGCTTTCCCAGACTTAACGGTATTAGCTGACCTTAAAATTATGGATGCAGCAGGATATGAAGTAAGTCAGGCTTCTCAAGCAGGAGCTGATATTATTACCATTCTTGGTACAGCCGAAGATCAATCAATCCAAGGAGCCGTCGAAGAAGCTAAAAAACATAACAAAAAGATTCTTGTCGATATGATTGCCGTAAAAGATATTGAGACACGCGCAAAAGAATTAGATGAACTAGGCGTAGATTATATTTGCGTACACACTGGCTATGATTTACAAGCGGTAGGGAAGAACTCTTTTGAAGATCTCGCAACTATTAAAAGTGTTGTTAAACAAGCCCAAACGGCTATCGCAGGTGGGATCAAACAAGAAACACTACCAGAAGTAATTAAGCACCAACCGGACCTTATCATTGTAGGTGGTGGAATCACAAGCAAAGAAGATAAACAAACTGTTGCTCGTGAAATGAAAGAATTAATCCAATTAGGATAGTGATACAGTGATGAAAACAACACAATATGCATTTGAAATCGTACAGGAATTAACTCAATCACTCCAATTAATTTCTGAAAATGAAGCAGAAAAATTAATGGAGAGTATTACAGAATCAAATAAAATTTTTGTTGCTGGTGCTGGAAGATCTGGGTTTATAGGAAAATCTTTTGTGATGAGAATGATGCATATGGGAATTGATGCTTATGCAGTAGGCGAAACAGTAACTGCTAATTTAAAAGAAGATGACCTATTAATCATCGGATCAGGGTCAGGAGAAACAAAAACCCTAGTTTCCATTGCAGAAAAAGCAAAAAAATTAAGAGGTACGGTCGCAGTAGTAACTACTGCACCAGAATCCACAATTGGAAAATTAGCAGACATTGTTGTTCAACTACCCGGAGCCACGAAAGATCGCACAGAGAGTAATTACAAAACGATCCAACCAATGGGCTCTCTTTTTGAGCAAACAATGATGTTATTTTACGATGCTCTAATCTTACAGTTTATGAACAAAAAAGGATTAGACTCTCAAACAATGTACGGCAAACACGCGAATCTCGAGTAAATACCACGCAAGAGAGCTATATCGCATAACACCGATTTGGGATGAATTACTTCAAGACTGTTGGTAACCTTGGATTGTTATTTAATGCAGCCGGGGTTACCAGCAACATACTCTAGCACTTCTATTGACTACTTTCTACGGTTTCTTCGCTTTATTTGGTTTAGAGAACACTTCTATTGACTACTTTCTACAGTTTCTCCGCTTTATTTGGTTTAGAGAACACTTCTATTGACTACTTTATTCGGTTTCTCCGCTTTATTTGGTTTAGAGAACACTTCTATTGACTACTTTATTCGATTTCCCCGCTTTATTTAGTTTAGAGAACACTTCTATTCACCACTTTTCCGGATTTCTCAACTCCCATTGGGTTAGAGAACACTTCTATTGACTACTTTATTCGATTTCCCCGTTTTATTTGGTTTAGAGAGCACTGCTATTCACCACTTTTCCGGATTTCTCAACTCCCATTGGGTTTTAGAAACAAATCCATACTGTCAATCTGCATACAATTTTAACCAAAACACTTATTTTTACTTATTTATAATTACAAATGCTTATTTTTGTTGTATAATTACTTAAAAGGAGGAGATATCTTTGTATCAAGAAGAAAGATTGATCTCTATACTGGACTATTTGAAAGAGAATAAGAGAATTTCCGTTGAACAAATTTGTACACTTTTCAATATATCTCGAGATACTGCGAGAAGAGATCTAGTAAAACTAGAAGAAGAAAGCAAAATAGTACGTACTCGCGGTGGGGCTCTCCTCCCTTCCATTCATACGGAAATTAAAAACTACTCGCATCGATTAAATATTGTTTCAGATGAAAAAAAGGTGATTGGTAAAAAAGCAGCATCTCTAATTTATCCAGGAGACAGGATTATTTTAGATGCTTCAACTACGGTACAATCCTGTGCCGAGCAAATTAACAATACTGAATGTACGATAATCACCAATTCTATCAACCAAGCAGATGTATTATCCTCTAATTCAAATATAAATATTCAGTTATTAGGTGGTATTTTGGAAAAAGAGCATCGATATGTGTATGGCTCTTCCGTTATAGATAAGCTCTCCGAATACAATGTGGATAAAGCTTTTATCGGAGTTGTAGGTATATCTGAAAGTGGTTTAACAATTGCCCATGAAGAAGATGGTGCAGTAAAAAGAAAAATGATACAGCAAGCTAAGCAAGTAATTGCATTAGCTGACAACACAAAATTAGGTAATACGGATTTTTTCCGATTTGCGAATTTGCAAGATATTGATTTATTAATAACTGATAAAACACCACCACAATCATTTAGAGAACTGTTAGATAAACATCATGTTGAACTTTTAACAGCAGAGAATGGTGACCAAGGAGATGATTAATATGGTGAAATTAATTGCCATAGATTTAGATGGTACATTACTTAATGAACGAAATGAAATTAGTAACACAAACCTAGAGTCGATTAAAGATGCACAGGCCAACGGAGTAGAAGTAGTAATTGCAACAGGGCGAGCACATTTTGACGTTCAATCTATTTTCCAAGCTACCGGAATAAGTACCTGGATTATTGGGGCGAACGGTGCAACGATACATCAACCAAACGGAGAATTATTTTACTCTACCCCCATTGATAAGGAAGATTCTAGTAAAATATTTAGCTGGCTAGAGCAAGAAAATTTTTATTACGAGATTCTCAGTAATCAATCCATATTTTCTCCCAAAAATGGCAGAGATCTTTTAGCTGTCGAAATAGATAGGATTATTAGTGCAAATAAGGAAGTTAGCACCGATGATTTACACGAAGCTGTGAATAAACAATTTAGTCAAACAGGTATCACATTTATGGATACTTACCATGATTTGACGGAACTCGATATTGATTTTTATAATGTTCTAGCTTTTTCATTTCATGAGGAGAAACTCGGCAAAGGTTGGGAACATTTTAAGCAATTTGAAGGATTATCAATTGTTAAATCAGCTCATCATAACTTCGAACTAGAGCATAGAAATGCTTCTAAAGGTAATGCACTAAAAATGCTAACAAATAAGCTAAATATTGACATATCTAATACAGCTGCTGTAGGTGATAATTATAATGATTTATCTATGTTACAACTAGCAGGAAAAAGTGCAGCAATGGGTAATGCACCTAGTGAAATAAAGGAATCCTGTAATGAAATTACCCTTTCAAATACTGAGGATGGGGTTGCACACTTCATCTATTCCTTCATTTAAATTGAATTTTTTTAACATGCAGCTATAGCTCTTATTGGCGTAACGGACTATCGGCGTGACGATAAGAGTTTAGCATATAAAGAGAGAGAACTATCATCATTATTAGAGTGTTCATATTTGAACACTCTCTTTTCTTCTATCTTTTAAGGGTGATTTTAATACGCTATTCATTAAGAAACTCTATCAAAGCTCTATCAATTTCCTCAAAGTACGTTCGTACAGAAATCGGTTGGAGAACAACTTCTTTTTTAATTTCCACGTTGTCATAATTCAAGTGCCAAATATAATTATTTGCCGGTAATAAGAATTGAACCTCATCAAACTCCGACTGGTCTTTCACATAATTAGATACCATAAAAGAAATATTATCGAATTCCTGTCCGTTCTTCAGAAGATCATTTGCCAATTCACGCAAAGGAATAGCTTGATTTTCATCATCTTTCATCGCATGTAAAATTTCAGGGTCTGTAGTATGCAATTCATCAAACATCTCATCCGTCAACTGTATTGGTTGCCAGCCCTCCACGTTGATTTCGGTATTAGCCATTCCATAGTGATTACGAAGAATATCATAATATCCCTCTCCACGATGATGGAATGAAAATGTATGCTCCCCCATCTGTATTCTTTGGACAAGTACATTACTGTTGTTCAACGAATGAATAAGCAAAACTTGTTTTTCTCGCATCTGAATGCAGCGAACTTTTTTCTTTGAATGAACAAGTAGATATAGTAAATCTTCTAATCCTTTTGCTAGATTAGATTCTCTATCATCATCCCAATAACCTTTCTGCTTTAGCCCCGTTTCCGCTTCGTCTATGAAACGAGTAAATTCAGTTTCATTTTTTATTAATTCCTGCTCATTAATCACTTGTCTCGCCATTGAATCATAACCACATAGTGCAAGAACAGCAACAAATTCATGAACGGAAAGCCTAATTTCCTCTGTTTTTTGCATCATTTTCCCTCCCATTAAAAGTTAGTGTTTAATCTTTTTTTACTGATCAAAAATATTAACAACAATAAACATTTGCCAGACTAAAAATAGTACAAAAATAATTGCAACTAGTTTATTAATTAAAAGCGGAAGTTTTTGAAGCTGTTTTTGTACAAAATAGTTAACACCCATTAAATATAATGATAAATATTTAAAAACATTATCAAGCAAAGATTTATTACCACGATAAAAATTCGCCTCATATATACGTATAGCGAAAGAGTGAAATATAATAGAATACAAAGCTACCATAAAATTCATTGATAACATTCCAAATATTAATGTACTAGGAAAAGGAATATTAACACCTAAAAAGATTAGTGAAAACAATGAAAGTAAGATTATCGCAATCAATAATGCAATCCACTCTTTTGGTTGTTCTTTTTCAAATTCTATTTTTTTAATCTTTTTATAAGGTTTAAAGCAAGCTATTATGGAAAGCAAAATAACAAAAGGCTGTGCGAATACTACAAACATCTTAACCGAAGTACTTCCATCAACTTGCCAACCGCTTTTATTAATAAAAAATATTGCAGTGAAGATAGCCAATAATATGTTTGTCATTAGGAAACATTTAAAGCCTGTTTTAATAGAGAAGTTTTTTTTGTTATCCAATCAGATTCCTCTCTTTCCAAACCCCATACTTAACCTTCTCAAAATTTTTGAAACAATCGATACTGTCTTCTAAAACGATAAACAAATTCAACTCAGTCAAATATTCCTAATATTAAAGATGCTTGCCATAATAATACTAGAACAAAGACAATGGCTATTAATTTATTTAAAATGAGCGGTAGTTTTAATAATATTTTCTGAACGTAATAATTAATTCCCGAGAAAAATATCGCTATATATTTAAAAATGTAATCCAATAAACTAGTCTTCTTGCCAAACACATTTGCTTCATAAATGGCAATTGCTACTGGATGAAAAACGATAGAGTATAATGCTACCATGAAGTTTGTAATTAATACCAACATCACAATAGTACTAGGATAAGGAATACTTAAACCTATAAAAATTAATGAGAATAATGATAAAATGATAAATGTGATCAATAATGCTATCCACTCTTTGGACTGGTCTTTATCAATAGTTGTTTTTTTCTTTCTTTAGGTTTTAAGCATGCTATCAAAAAAAGTAAAATCAAAAATACTTCTGCAGATACTAAAAACCCAATAATAGTAACGTTTGTACCGCTATTTATTAAAAAGATACCCATAAAGCTGAGTAATAAAATATTACTAATCACAAAAAAATTCAAGCCTTGTTTAAATGAAAATATATTATTCTTCTTGATGTCTTTGTTTTTCTTTATAAAAGTATTAACCAAAATATCTTCCTCCTCTCCTTAAATTATTAATTGAAAATACCTGATATAAAATTACTTACATTAGAGGTAACATTATCAATTCCATGAGTAATTTTATCTCCAGCCTCTTCAATGAATTTGTCAAAATCTTATCGTAGCATTAAGGTTTGAGATTTCAGTAGTTAACTGGCTAATTTGAAAAGAAGCATCCATAGCAATTCCCTCTTTTACTTTAATATAGTTATAATTTCTTAGATTTAAATTATTAAAATAAGTATAAACAATTAGCAAAGATGATTAAATTAATAGGATAAACTATCCAGTAAATTGAATCTTTATTCCTATATTTATTCCATTAATATGTATGCAGAATATTACGTTTTACTTATTTCACAACTTTGGATAAGTACAAATAAAATAGTCCACACCTATTCGTGTGAACTATTTATTCTCCCGATTATTATAGTTGATACCAACAACTATTCTTTTATCCAGAATAGTTACTTACTATTTTAGCTGGTTTTTAACCACATGATCCATATCATCAAATGTATAATTTTCACCAGCCATCGCCCAAATAAATGTATAATTTTTAGTACCTACACCTGAGTGAATAGACCATGGTGGTGAGAGTACCGCTTGTTCATTTGATACTACAATATTTCTTGTATCATTTGGTTGTCCCATAAAATGCATAATCTTTTCATCTTCGTCTATATCAAAATATAAATAAGCTTCCATTCTTCTGTCATGAATATGTGGTGGCATTGTATTCCACATATTATTTTCCGATAAGAAAGTCATTCCCATCATTAATTGGCAACTTTGGATTCCATCTGCATGTATATATTGATAAAGATCTCGTTTATTCGACTGAGAGTCATCTCCCAAATGTCTATGAGTTGCTTCTTGTAGTGATTTTTTTTGAGTAGGATAGTTCTTATGAGCTGTTGCAGAAACAATATAAAATCTTGCTGGGTTATCTGAATCTATACTTTCAATTAAAATGTTTTTATTTTCTTTTCCTACATATAAACAATCTCGATGATCTAATTCATATACTTCACCATCCACAGTGATTTTCCCTTTATTATTTGAAATATTAAAGAAGCCAACCTCTCTTCTCTCTAAAAAGTATTCTGTTTTCAATGTTTCTTTGTCTTCCAAATGTAAAGGTGAATTTGTAGGGACAGCACCTCCAACAATTAAACGGTCATAGTGAGAATAGACCATATTTATATTTCCTTTTTCAAAAAGATTGTTTATTAAGAAATCCTCTCTAACTCGCTCATTATCGTAATTTTTAAAATCTCTTGGATTTGTTGCATATCTTATTTCCATTTTACATTCCCCTTTCTACTATTTTTATCTTCCTAAATATCCGCCATCCACTGCTATAGTAAATCCATTCATATAATCAGATGCACTGGATGCTAAAAATATTGCTGCACCTTTTAAGTCTTCTGGTTTTCCCCATCTACCTGCCGGAATGCGTTCTAAAATACTATTGTAACGCTTCTCATCTTCAATAATTGCTGTATTCATTTCGGTTTCAAAATACCCTGGTGCGATACAGTTTACATTGATTCCAAATTTCGCCCATTCATTCGATAAAGATTGTGTAAATTGTTTAACAGCTCCCTTACTCGCAGCATAAGCCGGAACGAGATAACCCCCTTCAAATGAAAGCATTGATGCTAAATTAATAATTTTCCCACTTTTTTGCTCAAGCATATGTTTACCGAATGCTTGACAGAGAAAAAATACAGCATTTGTATTAATATCAATGACAGTATCCCAATCATTCTTGGGAAATTCAACAGATGGATGACGAATTTGGACACCAGCATTATTCACTAAAATATCAACTTTTCCAAATTCTGCTATCACTTTTTGAACTAATGACTCATACTCTTGAAAGTTCGATAAGTCGAAATTAATACCTATCACATCAACTCCTTCTTGTCTTATTTCCTCAAGTACATCTTCACCAACATTTCTAGCAATGACAACGATATTTGCCCCAGCACTAGCCAATCCAGTTGCAATACTTTTTCCAATGCCTCGATTTCCACCTGTTATGACAGCTACTTTTCCAGTCAAATTGAACAATTCATTCATTACAACTCCCCCCTATTGAATTCATACATTACTTTGACTGCATCTGTATGAGTAGTTAATAAATCGAAGCCTTTTTGTGCTTCTTCAGGTTGTAAGACATGCGTTATTATATCTTCATACTCCTTGTGATTGTCTACTAAGTCAATGGCTATTTGAAAATCTTTATCTGTATAAACACGTACAAATTGTATATTTAATT from Oceanobacillus iheyensis HTE831 encodes:
- a CDS encoding DeoR/GlpR family DNA-binding transcription regulator; this encodes MYQEERLISILDYLKENKRISVEQICTLFNISRDTARRDLVKLEEESKIVRTRGGALLPSIHTEIKNYSHRLNIVSDEKKVIGKKAASLIYPGDRIILDASTTVQSCAEQINNTECTIITNSINQADVLSSNSNINIQLLGGILEKEHRYVYGSSVIDKLSEYNVDKAFIGVVGISESGLTIAHEEDGAVKRKMIQQAKQVIALADNTKLGNTDFFRFANLQDIDLLITDKTPPQSFRELLDKHHVELLTAENGDQGDD
- a CDS encoding Cof-type HAD-IIB family hydrolase yields the protein MVKLIAIDLDGTLLNERNEISNTNLESIKDAQANGVEVVIATGRAHFDVQSIFQATGISTWIIGANGATIHQPNGELFYSTPIDKEDSSKIFSWLEQENFYYEILSNQSIFSPKNGRDLLAVEIDRIISANKEVSTDDLHEAVNKQFSQTGITFMDTYHDLTELDIDFYNVLAFSFHEEKLGKGWEHFKQFEGLSIVKSAHHNFELEHRNASKGNALKMLTNKLNIDISNTAAVGDNYNDLSMLQLAGKSAAMGNAPSEIKESCNEITLSNTEDGVAHFIYSFI
- the hxlA gene encoding 3-hexulose-6-phosphate synthase; protein product: MKLQLALDLVNIPEAIELVKEVEPYIDVVEIGTPVVINEGLKAVKEMKAAFPDLTVLADLKIMDAAGYEVSQASQAGADIITILGTAEDQSIQGAVEEAKKHNKKILVDMIAVKDIETRAKELDELGVDYICVHTGYDLQAVGKNSFEDLATIKSVVKQAQTAIAGGIKQETLPEVIKHQPDLIIVGGGITSKEDKQTVAREMKELIQLG
- the kduI gene encoding 5-dehydro-4-deoxy-D-glucuronate isomerase — encoded protein: MEIRYATNPRDFKNYDNERVREDFLINNLFEKGNINMVYSHYDRLIVGGAVPTNSPLHLEDKETLKTEYFLERREVGFFNISNNKGKITVDGEVYELDHRDCLYVGKENKNILIESIDSDNPARFYIVSATAHKNYPTQKKSLQEATHRHLGDDSQSNKRDLYQYIHADGIQSCQLMMGMTFLSENNMWNTMPPHIHDRRMEAYLYFDIDEDEKIMHFMGQPNDTRNIVVSNEQAVLSPPWSIHSGVGTKNYTFIWAMAGENYTFDDMDHVVKNQLK
- a CDS encoding winged helix-turn-helix transcriptional regulator encodes the protein MGHVCNRDFNCEKELTLAVIGGKWKMLILWYLGKEGTKRFNELKSLMPNITQRMLVNQLRELESDFIVHREVYPVVPPKVEYSLTERGKTLMPILEAMYDWGKDYKDFLEDHLDRSTQENSTNNA
- the queD gene encoding 6-carboxytetrahydropterin synthase QueD; protein product: MMQQIYPVTPHSYAYELNKDFQFSAAHYIPHDQAGKCQQMHGHTYFTNITVVGDELDETGFLVNFKQIKNLIHKRFDHGVINDDAAFSDEQAVDFPTTEVVARKIYEIIQEYLDGLQNKPKCIQVYLRETPTSYCIYRPKGGKSI
- a CDS encoding SDR family oxidoreductase yields the protein MNELFNLTGKVAVITGGNRGIGKSIATGLASAGANIVVIARNVGEDVLEEIRQEGVDVIGINFDLSNFQEYESLVQKVIAEFGKVDILVNNAGVQIRHPSVEFPKNDWDTVIDINTNAVFFLCQAFGKHMLEQKSGKIINLASMLSFEGGYLVPAYAASKGAVKQFTQSLSNEWAKFGINVNCIAPGYFETEMNTAIIEDEKRYNSILERIPAGRWGKPEDLKGAAIFLASSASDYMNGFTIAVDGGYLGR
- the hxlB gene encoding 6-phospho-3-hexuloisomerase produces the protein MKTTQYAFEIVQELTQSLQLISENEAEKLMESITESNKIFVAGAGRSGFIGKSFVMRMMHMGIDAYAVGETVTANLKEDDLLIIGSGSGETKTLVSIAEKAKKLRGTVAVVTTAPESTIGKLADIVVQLPGATKDRTESNYKTIQPMGSLFEQTMMLFYDALILQFMNKKGLDSQTMYGKHANLE